The genomic interval GAAAACCGTTGTCTTCAGGGCGGTAGGGATAGACATCACCCAGATGCCATTTCCCGAAAATGCCGGTAGAATAGCCGTTCTGGCTGAAAATATCGGCCATGGTGATTTCGCGGCGACGGATCATGTTGCGCCCCTGAACGGTGTGCCAGACTCCGACGCGGTTTGAATAGCGTCCGGTCATCAGGGCCGAGCGGGAGGGGGCGCATGTGGTATCGACATGGTAATTTTCGAGTCGGATGCTCCGGGCGCCGAACCGGTCGATATTCGGGGTCTGGATGAGGGTGTTTCCGTTGATACCGAGATCGCCGTAGCCCTGGTCATCGGTCATCACAATGACGACATTGGGTTTCTGTGCGCAGAACGCCTGTACAGCGAGCAGTCCGAAGAGAGCGAGTAGAAGTTTTTTCATGGTATCATCCTTGTGTCCCGGAGCTGTTTTTCAGCCGTCGGAAGTTCTGTTGGGTTAATAGGGAAAACGTTATAGCAGAGATCATTTGGACATTCCCGGCCCGCGACGATTTTTTTTGCGGTAGGCCGATGGCGAAATGTTGAGGTGAGAGCGGAAACTGCGGGTCATGGAGCTCTGGTCGTAGAAACCGCATTCGTCGGCAATTTGGGCAATAGAGCGGGTGGTTTCGGTCAGCATCCGGCAGGCGGATTTGATACGGAACTGAATAATATATTTCGAGGGGGTCGTACGGAAAAACTTTTTAAAATCCCGTTCAAACTTACTGACGGAGGCATGCATCAGAGCCGCCAGTTTCGGAATCTCGATCCGTTCGGAAAAATGATTTTCGATATAGATAAAAACCTGTTCAAACTGCTGGAAATGTTCGAGAGCGGCTTTGGAGCGTTTAATATCGCGGGCAATCCCGGCCAGTCCGATGACGTGTCCATTCTGGTCGTGAACCGGAATTTTAGTGGTGATAAACCAGTTCATGGTTCCGTCGTAGGACTGGTTGAGCTCGAGAATGTCATAGCTCGGTCGGTTGGACTGCATCACCTCAAGGTCATCTTTAATATATGCACTGGCCAGTTCCGGTGGACAGGTTTCCTCGGTGGTTTTTCCCAGTAGGTCGGTCGGGTTTTCATACCCCAGCCGCTGTGCAAAGTTGTGATTGAATCCGGTATAGCGGCTTTGCCGGTCTTTCATGAAAAAGTGGATGTCCGGAAGCTGATTGAACAGCGTTATGACGGAGGAGGGATCGCCCAGATTTTCTATAAATCTTTTATCAAAAAAATCCATATTCCGGCCTGAATTTAACGAAGGGATAGTTCTTTTGGTTGAATTTAGCCGAAATATTACAAAAAATGTCCCAGCGGTTACAAGAAAAGCGTCACTCTGTTTAGGTATGTTGTTCAGGCATCAGAAAAGCGGTTTTTACTGTAATCAAGGAGTGTTCAAGCATGAATAAAATGAAGAGAAGATCGGTGCTCAAAGCCGGTACCGCGGTTGCAACTGCACCCGCCCTGTTTTCCATCGGTAAGCCGGGACCGTCGGCCAACAGTAAACTGAATATTGCTATGATCGGAGCGGGTAATATTGCCGGAATGGCTTATGGCGGCTGCAAGGGGGAGAATATTGTGGCGTTGGCCGATGTGGATTCTAATATGTTCCTGCAACAGGCCGGCAAACATCCGGAGCTGAAAAAGGCCCGGCAGTTTGCTGATTTCAGGGTGATGCTCGATAAGATGGGGAATGAAATTGATGCTGTCTGCATCAATACGCCGGATCACACCCATTTTGTGGCGACCATGGATGCCATGCGCCGCGGCAAACATGTCTGCACCCAGAAACCCCTGACGCACAACATCTGGGAGGCCCGGATCTTGAAGAAGGCGAAGAAAAAATATGGGGTCGTTACCAATATGGCGGTGCAGGGGCATACGTTTGACGGAATTCGCCAGATGCGAGAATGGTATGAAGCAGATGTTTTCGGTCAGATTACAGAAGTGCACTCCTGGCGGAGCGGTCCTCCGTGGAAGGCATATAGCGGCGGGGATAATTTTTATTGGCATAAGCCCGCAGAGTTTCCGCCGCCGGCAGCGGCAGTACCTTCGAATTTCAACTGGGATCTGTGGAAGGGGCCGGTTGTGACCGATCTTCCGTTCAATCGGTTCTATCACCCCAAGAGCTGGCGCGGATTCAATATGTTCGGTAACGGAATTTTCGGCGACTGGATGCCCCATATTTCCG from Verrucomicrobia bacterium S94 carries:
- a CDS encoding AraC family transcriptional regulator produces the protein MDFFDKRFIENLGDPSSVITLFNQLPDIHFFMKDRQSRYTGFNHNFAQRLGYENPTDLLGKTTEETCPPELASAYIKDDLEVMQSNRPSYDILELNQSYDGTMNWFITTKIPVHDQNGHVIGLAGIARDIKRSKAALEHFQQFEQVFIYIENHFSERIEIPKLAALMHASVSKFERDFKKFFRTTPSKYIIQFRIKSACRMLTETTRSIAQIADECGFYDQSSMTRSFRSHLNISPSAYRKKNRRGPGMSK
- a CDS encoding Gfo/Idh/MocA family oxidoreductase; the protein is MKRRSVLKAGTAVATAPALFSIGKPGPSANSKLNIAMIGAGNIAGMAYGGCKGENIVALADVDSNMFLQQAGKHPELKKARQFADFRVMLDKMGNEIDAVCINTPDHTHFVATMDAMRRGKHVCTQKPLTHNIWEARILKKAKKKYGVVTNMAVQGHTFDGIRQMREWYEADVFGQITEVHSWRSGPPWKAYSGGDNFYWHKPAEFPPPAAAVPSNFNWDLWKGPVVTDLPFNRFYHPKSWRGFNMFGNGIFGDWMPHISDAPVWILDLYEPAVVELEEKEGGNEWMVPDGNRVRWEFKQRGNKAPCTFYWHNGQGEVGPEYFDDWTWSKKLPWSGTIYRGEKQNGFTDHRSNHPRLANKEAAKAFKESGYPAEKYPRIEGGPFQEWIRAIKGDGPEPGANFDYASAFTEMMLIGVLAARFGGRIEWDSKNMRATNRPELDAFIREPVRKGWDYSEYL